A portion of the Homalodisca vitripennis isolate AUS2020 chromosome 2, UT_GWSS_2.1, whole genome shotgun sequence genome contains these proteins:
- the LOC124356302 gene encoding voltage-dependent calcium channel gamma-5 subunit-like, whose translation MCSSGCLGVSAGFLSLITLISAVISGSWLYTRESVRLPGSQSVTAVTFRIGLWRVCPALKRIVTSPGTLLPAPGCQLIQYSSWPEVKETDLGISWSSLEFTPSFVTKMRYAMPLVALALALLMLATLFALLGHCHADLKTLVACGLYTIGGLMLASGLIVFVSVLSDVTTGPKKLEYRYGWSFHAAGTAFILSEIAALVSISAYLGRFSSVEDMVRAMVPGADRKLRHRQLCDDYLGRTEQGVENSLPTPPDVCTAKPQLGPISGRKSLKGVPITNMYDGIAKPPLHKRPQDPLMPQSHPATLVLPEHERYRYTTIIHQGLLGVAEGSSSSGSSATSGGSCSHSPPRSRLPALSPSRGRLPVHSPHCPRSSSPSSVSLGYCSAVT comes from the exons ATGTGCAGCAGCGGGTGTCTCGGTGTAAGCGCAGGTTTCCTCTCTCTTATCACCCTTATCTCAGCCGTTATCAGCGGTTCCTGGTTATACACCCGTGAGTCTGTCAGGCTGCCGGGCAGTCAATCAGTCACTGCAGTAACATTCCGCATCGGCCTGTGGCGTGTCTGTCCGGCACTCAAGAGGATCGTCACGTCTCCTGGCACTC TCCTGCCGGCACCGGGATGTCAGCTGATTCAATATTCGAGCTGGCCGGAAGTAAAAGAAACCGACCTCGGAATATCCTGGTCCTCACTCGAGTTCACTCCATCTTTTGTCACTAAAATGAG GTATGCTATGCCGTTGGTAGCTCTCGCACTAGCTTTGTTGATGTTGGCAACACTGTTCGCTCTACTAGGCCATTGCCACGCCGATCTCAAGACACTGGTAGCTTGCGGCCTCTATACAATTGGAG GACTGATGCTTGCCAGCGGCCTGATCGTCTTCGTCTCAGTATTGAGTGACGTGACTACGGGTCCGAAGAAACTGGAGTACCGCTACGGTTGGTCCTTCCATGCGGCGGGAACAGCGTTCATCCTGTCTGAGATCGCTGCTCTGGTGTCTATCTCAGCATACCTGGGGCGGTTCTCCAGTGTGGAGGACATGGTGAGGGCGATGGTGCCTGGGGCTGACAGGAAGTTGAGGCATCGGCAGCTCTGCGACGATTACCTTGGCAGGACGGAACAGGGGGTTGAAAATTCACTCCCGACACCCCCAGATGTCTGTACTGCCAAACCTCAACTGGGACCCATTAGTGGAAGGAAATCTCTAAAAGGAGTTCCTATCACTAACATGTACGACGGGATAGCAAAACCACCTCTTCACAAGAGACCTCAAGATCCCCTGATGCCACAGAGTCATCCAGCAACACTTGTACTGCCAGAGCATGAACGCTACCGCTACACCACTATAATCCACCAGGGTCTTCTAGGTGTAGCTGAAGGTTCGTCTTCTTCAGGTTCTTCTGCGACATCTGGTGGTTCCTGCAGCCATTCCCCGCCTCGCAGCCGACTGCCCGCGCTGTCACCGTCCCGCGGGCGACTCCCAGTCCACTCTCCGCACTGCCCCAGGAGTAGCTCGCCCTCTAGCGTTAGCCTTGGTTACTGTTCCGCTGTCACGTGA